The following proteins come from a genomic window of Nautilia profundicola AmH:
- a CDS encoding IGHMBP2 family helicase, whose product MYKFKDTKEYVDYFNELIEKERKAEKEFHLNEIKRLSGNERQKRGRAVLGLRMKFVGEFLDFKIYRFNRNNMPDHQIKVGDIVLVSKGEPLKFNQEATVSGVGKNFIEVYSKEPIFRSKLYRLDLFVNDITFKRMKKALNEVENGKWKMENGVDVLLGKKEPNVVEAQEKSDILNDSQNIALSKSINSDVFLIHGPPGTGKTTTLAEVIKKHIGKKLLVSADSNVAVDNLLEKLKDFNVVRIGHPAKMDSKLMKYSLDVRIRRDKRYKEIEKIIKKIDDLKYLQEKKYKKPTPGRRRGLSDEEILKYAKEGKGARGVLKEWMKEMAEWLKIQKNINKLFDEKNKKTQEIMDDILENAQIVFATNSACGGEFLEEREFDTVFIDEAAQAMEPSTLIPMIKGKQIIFAGDHKQLPPTILSNDERLKVSLFERFSELYPKAVHTLGIQYRMNEKINEFPSCKFYDCKVKTYEEIKNITIKDLNIQPDSEYGDYEPVVFIDTCGKFMEKSKKDSPSKYNPKEAEFVVSLVEKLLKNGAKEEHIGIITPYKDHEEYIKKVISSHLHDFTTSLLEVKSVDGFQGREKEIIILSLVRANEKEEIGFLSDIRRLNVAITRAKRKLVIIGDAKTLLVNDTYKNLIEYIKKNGVYKKI is encoded by the coding sequence TTGTATAAGTTTAAAGACACAAAAGAGTATGTTGATTATTTTAACGAACTGATAGAAAAAGAACGTAAAGCCGAAAAAGAGTTTCACTTAAACGAAATAAAAAGACTCAGCGGCAACGAAAGACAAAAAAGAGGCCGTGCCGTTTTGGGTCTGAGGATGAAATTTGTAGGTGAGTTTTTGGATTTTAAAATTTACAGATTCAACAGAAACAATATGCCGGATCATCAGATAAAAGTAGGGGATATTGTCCTTGTAAGCAAGGGGGAACCTCTTAAATTTAACCAAGAAGCGACTGTCAGCGGAGTCGGCAAAAACTTTATAGAGGTTTACTCAAAAGAGCCTATTTTCCGCTCTAAACTTTATAGGCTGGATCTTTTCGTAAACGATATTACGTTTAAAAGAATGAAAAAAGCGCTCAATGAAGTGGAAAATGGAAAATGGAAAATGGAAAATGGCGTGGATGTTTTGTTGGGGAAAAAAGAGCCGAATGTAGTGGAGGCTCAGGAAAAAAGCGATATTTTAAACGATTCCCAAAATATCGCTCTTAGCAAGTCAATTAATTCCGATGTTTTTCTGATTCACGGGCCTCCGGGAACAGGTAAAACCACGACTCTTGCTGAGGTTATCAAAAAACACATCGGTAAAAAACTGCTTGTGAGTGCCGACAGTAACGTGGCGGTTGACAATCTTTTGGAGAAATTGAAGGATTTTAATGTTGTAAGAATAGGCCATCCAGCCAAGATGGATTCTAAACTTATGAAATACTCTTTGGATGTGAGAATAAGAAGGGATAAAAGATACAAAGAAATTGAAAAAATCATTAAAAAAATAGACGATTTGAAATATCTGCAGGAGAAAAAATACAAAAAACCGACTCCCGGAAGAAGAAGAGGGCTCAGTGATGAGGAGATATTAAAATACGCGAAAGAAGGTAAAGGCGCAAGAGGTGTTTTGAAAGAGTGGATGAAAGAGATGGCCGAGTGGCTTAAAATCCAAAAAAACATCAATAAACTTTTTGATGAAAAAAACAAAAAAACCCAGGAAATCATGGATGATATCCTTGAGAACGCCCAGATCGTATTCGCAACCAATTCGGCATGCGGCGGGGAGTTTTTGGAAGAGAGGGAATTTGATACGGTATTTATAGATGAAGCCGCCCAGGCGATGGAACCGAGCACGCTTATACCTATGATAAAAGGTAAGCAGATAATATTTGCAGGTGACCACAAGCAGCTGCCGCCTACGATACTTAGCAATGACGAAAGACTGAAGGTTTCTCTTTTTGAGCGTTTTAGCGAACTTTATCCAAAAGCAGTTCATACACTGGGGATTCAATACAGAATGAATGAAAAAATAAACGAATTTCCAAGCTGCAAATTTTATGATTGTAAAGTAAAAACTTATGAAGAGATAAAAAACATCACTATAAAAGATCTAAATATCCAGCCGGATAGTGAATACGGTGATTACGAACCTGTGGTGTTTATAGATACATGCGGGAAATTTATGGAAAAATCCAAAAAAGATTCACCCTCTAAATACAATCCTAAAGAAGCAGAATTTGTGGTGTCGCTTGTTGAAAAACTTTTAAAAAACGGTGCAAAGGAAGAACATATAGGGATAATCACCCCGTATAAAGACCATGAGGAGTATATTAAAAAAGTTATCTCTTCACATCTTCACGACTTCACAACTTCACTACTTGAAGTTAAATCGGTGGACGGTTTTCAGGGTAGGGAAAAAGAGATAATTATTTTAAGTCTGGTAAGAGCGAATGAAAAAGAGGAAATAGGGTTTTTAAGTGATATCAGAAGATTAAACGTTGCTATTACGAGAGCTAAAAGAAAACTCGTAATTATTGGAGACGCCAAAACACTTTTAGTAAATGACACATATAAAAATTTGATAGAATATATTAAGAAAAACGGCGTTTATAAAAAAATATAA
- a CDS encoding ComEC/Rec2 family competence protein, with the protein MGFISLFLYLFLTPFYKFFQKRFPYRNRFVDLAVIIFIIEFCYLYVTGFPPSLIRAYVLEIVVFLYAYNLQNPFSLKVLAVVFFVSFLVFGVKVFSLGYFLSITGVFYIYLFFRYYKPTFINSLLLSFYMFCMMFVVSHSFFGNFNLFQLLSPFVNILFTLFYPLEILLHILGIGGVFDQLLLKYLDFGNEFLIVKFPLWFAYLFLSLGMFSFFSKKLFYGINLLSLVIIFYVIGVYIV; encoded by the coding sequence TTGGGGTTTATTTCTCTTTTTTTATATCTGTTTTTAACTCCGTTTTATAAATTTTTCCAAAAGAGATTTCCTTACAGAAACAGATTTGTGGATTTGGCGGTCATAATTTTCATAATAGAGTTTTGTTATTTATATGTAACAGGGTTCCCACCTTCTTTAATAAGGGCTTATGTGTTGGAAATCGTTGTGTTTTTATATGCTTATAATCTGCAAAACCCTTTTTCATTAAAAGTTTTAGCAGTTGTTTTTTTTGTTTCTTTTCTTGTTTTTGGTGTTAAGGTTTTTAGTTTGGGTTATTTTTTGAGTATTACGGGGGTTTTTTATATTTATCTTTTTTTCAGATATTACAAACCGACTTTTATTAACTCTTTGTTACTTAGTTTTTATATGTTTTGTATGATGTTTGTTGTTTCACATTCGTTTTTCGGTAATTTTAACCTGTTTCAACTTTTGTCGCCTTTTGTTAATATACTGTTTACGTTATTTTATCCGTTGGAGATTCTTTTGCATATATTGGGAATCGGAGGAGTTTTTGATCAGCTTTTACTGAAATATCTGGATTTTGGAAACGAGTTTTTAATAGTAAAATTTCCTTTGTGGTTTGCATATCTGTTTTTAAGTCTCGGTATGTTTTCTTTTTTTTCAAAAAAGCTCTTTTATGGTATAAATCTGTTATCATTAGTAATAATATTTTATGTAATAGGAGTTTATATTGTATAA
- a CDS encoding class I SAM-dependent rRNA methyltransferase, whose translation MKIEITKEAYDKLKKRVPWLYKNELVSVPECDGGSIADLVYKNEYVATAFINPKSKITARILSFEKITVDRDFFKKRVQKAINKRTILNNTNSLRLIHSEADFLPGLIVDRYGDNLVVSFTTAGMDNFKGVIIEILIELLNPKGIYEKGDRIREKEGLEVVSHTLYGNVDNEFVIEENNKKFLTNLKEGQKTGFFLDQRKNREIVGKFGNKKTLDLFANAGGFGIYAGAEYTKFVEISALACSQIERNCELNGVENYDIIKADVFKFLEKEKKTYDLIIIDPPAFAKNKKARRGAIKGWKYLIVNALELLEEDGYLALFSCSHSITSKDLLDLSLSSSVINNCYLEVVEFLKQDIDHPYVLNIPNSLYLTGVLLRKIK comes from the coding sequence ATGAAAATTGAAATAACGAAAGAAGCGTACGATAAATTAAAAAAAAGAGTTCCCTGGCTTTATAAAAACGAACTTGTTTCAGTTCCTGAATGTGACGGAGGCAGTATTGCGGATTTGGTTTATAAAAATGAATACGTGGCTACCGCATTTATTAATCCTAAAAGTAAAATTACCGCAAGAATTCTAAGTTTTGAAAAGATTACAGTAGACAGGGATTTTTTTAAAAAAAGAGTTCAAAAAGCTATAAATAAAAGAACAATTTTAAATAACACCAACTCTCTAAGGCTTATACATTCGGAAGCGGATTTTCTGCCCGGTCTTATAGTTGACAGATACGGGGACAATCTGGTCGTTAGTTTTACAACGGCGGGCATGGATAATTTTAAAGGTGTGATAATCGAGATATTGATCGAACTGTTAAATCCGAAAGGAATTTATGAAAAAGGTGACAGAATCCGTGAAAAAGAAGGGCTTGAAGTAGTTTCACATACTTTATACGGCAATGTAGATAATGAGTTTGTAATTGAGGAAAACAATAAAAAATTTTTAACTAATTTAAAAGAGGGACAAAAAACAGGGTTTTTTTTAGATCAGAGAAAAAACAGAGAAATAGTTGGAAAATTCGGTAACAAAAAAACCCTCGATCTGTTTGCGAATGCGGGAGGATTTGGAATATATGCAGGTGCTGAATATACGAAATTTGTTGAAATATCAGCTCTTGCCTGTTCTCAGATAGAAAGAAACTGCGAATTAAACGGTGTAGAAAATTACGATATTATAAAAGCGGATGTTTTTAAGTTTTTGGAAAAAGAAAAAAAAACGTACGATCTGATAATTATAGACCCGCCTGCATTTGCTAAAAACAAAAAAGCGAGAAGAGGTGCCATTAAAGGATGGAAATATTTAATTGTAAATGCTCTTGAGTTACTTGAAGAGGATGGTTATTTGGCATTGTTTAGCTGTTCTCATTCCATAACATCAAAAGATCTTCTGGATCTTTCCCTTAGCAGTAGTGTAATTAATAACTGTTATCTTGAGGTGGTTGAGTTTTTGAAACAAGATATTGATCACCCTTATGTGTTAAATATACCGAACTCTTTATATCTGACAGGAGTTTTATTAAGGAAAATAAAATGA